From one Montipora capricornis isolate CH-2021 chromosome 10, ASM3666992v2, whole genome shotgun sequence genomic stretch:
- the LOC138019237 gene encoding prefoldin subunit 4-like produces the protein MAATKRKIGGEDTNITLEDQQQINTFARKSARFSELKDEIKAKKKELQNIEDASDELMLLDDDTAPIPYRIGEVFIHLSSEETQDFLENAKSKLQEEIKTLESQSGEVKTILSDLKVKLYAKFGNNINLEAEEE, from the exons ATGGCGGCAACTAAACGAAAG ATTGGTGGAGAGGACACGAATATTACTCTTGAAGATCAACAACAGATCAATACATTTGCACGGAAAAGTGCCCGATTTTCAGAACTGAAAGATGAGATAAAAGCGAAAAAG AAAGAACTGCAAAATATTGAAGACGCCAGTGATGAACTCATGCTTTTAGATGACGACACAGCACCAATTC CTTACAGAATAGGTGAggttttcattcatttatcaTCTGAAGAAACACAAGATTTCCTGGAAAATGCAAAGTCCAAGCTTCAGGAGGAAATCAAAACCCTTGAATCCCAATCAGGAGAAGTTAAAACAATTCTTAGTGATTTGAAAGTGAAACTCTATGCCAAATTTGGGAACAATATTAATCTGGAGGCAGAAgaagaatga